The window AATGGGACGAGGGCATTCCAATAGACCAGCGACAACAGCACAACCAACCACGTTGAACAGACAAACGAAACCAATTTATTTCCAAGTAAAAATCAATAGTCAGTGGAGGCAGGGAGGTCCTTTCCGGGTCCTGGGGCAACTAACGTAAAAAACGTCAAATTCTAGAGAGGCGACAAAATTGTGCGGCTAAGTGTGTGGCCCATCAACATGTGTACGTGAAGATGCCACCACGAGTCGTGCGCCCGCCGGACACTCGAGTCATTCAATGTCCTTTTCGGAGTGCCCTCTGCCCTCTGCCCTTCCACGTCCTCGTCCTCCGTACGCGGTGCACTTATATATCCGTATCGGGCGTCCGGCTTCCGGAATCCGTTTTCGTTGTCGTTAACAACTGCGCCCCAAGTAGCGCACAATAGCAACAACCTCAGTGCCACCTCAGCGCGCTGCAAGGACAACAAGGATGGCTTTTAATAGTGAAATATGCATTTGACATGCGACTGCACTTCTCGAGAAGGGGGTTGCTCCGGGCTGGCTATTTGCATGTTAAGGTCTGGGTAATAGAAGGGCAGCTACTATTGTTTTCAGTGTACTACATCCCAGTGGGCCACTGAGTGATGCGGTGATTCGCGgacatttgtttaaaattccAATTAATTGGGCTGCATTTGTCGGAGGCAGTGGCCTAAAAAATGCGATAAGCAAGAAATATATTCCCCAATCCCGATCTGACATTTTGATTGCGGCCGCattcattttaatattttaatttcgaGGGCCAGCTGGAAAGTATGCCACGTTTAATTGCATTCACTAACTGTGATGGTGGGCGGCAGCGCGGCGACCTTAATAATAACTCACATATGGAAGCGGCTCCTAAATTAGATttcaataatttaatattatagtAAGTAGTCCTAGAACTAGTCTTCGAGCAACAGGAGCAGTGTCCTGTCAGTAAGAGGTCCTGTTAACTAACAGccagcgagagagagagagggccTCCAACTGGTCCTTCGCATTTCTCGGAAAGCAGTCACTTCGCGGCCGTTCGTTTGGGGAGAAGCATTTTCCGGCTGCTCCCGCATTTTCCGGATCTCGATTCCGTAcgtaaatatttttgtttgggaAACTGGCGACCCGAGTTCGCGTCGCGCGAGTGGGAATAAAAAACTACGAGTCCGTTAAAAAGTTCACACACAAATTGCATTATTTCCGCGCTGCGATATATTGGCGCGTTTTTCATGCTTGGCGTTTTTTCGGGTTTTTCTCGCCACAGAAACTGGAAAAAAGCGTAATGTATATGGGGCGTCCTACAAAAACACCAGGAAAAGCCCGGAAAAAGTTCAGGGCGATTGTTGTGGATGTGAATTTTGCATAAGGACATGAAGAGCAGCACCCAGGAGAACAAAACCGGAAGAAAGGACCTGGTGCTGGTGTTTTTCTTTTGGTGCTCCATTCCTGCCCACATacgtttgttttttaaattctcATTTAAACCCGCTGATTTACTTGCGCGGTGACTCCTGCTTTGGGGGGCTGCTCGTGGGGATCAAATAACTTGTGATTTTTGATGCCAAGTGGCGGGCCAAGTGGTTCGTTGCTCGACACCTGCAAATTAGTCTAAAGCACTCTGATTTGCACCGAATTTAAGTGTATTAAGGCATTAGGCCAGGCTTTTGGGCCACGGCTCGGAAGTCCTCCCTGCCATGCGGCCAAAATGTAATTTTCTTAGCACTTTTGTTCACGCCCGACGACACATGTTGTGGTTCACACACCAACTGACACACACTCGCACTCTTGTATCATTCCCCAACCCCCTAGTCCCCAACCATCAACATCTAACCACCCACAAAACCCACTCAGACACCGATACGAAAACCCTCAGGCGGCATTTACATACTTGCCCCAACATAAGCATAAGCGCAACTTAGCTTGCCAAAGTTTTTTGTTCAACTTTCGTTGCCGCAGGGAAGATTAGAATGGGAGTGGCCCAAACTCGACCACTGGATACCCTTCAGGGCACTATAATAGTCACAGATAACTAATATTAATCATACGCCACGTATGCCTCGTTATGCTTTTCCTTAAGTTGTTATCATGTATAGGAATTAGACATTTTATAAGTGCttacttttaaaattataatatactATTACCTTCAAATATGCTTcctaaaaactataaaaaaggcaaaagttttgctctttaaaatattacttatACGCAGTGCTGGTAGTTGAGAAATAGGCTTGAAAACTTCAATCGGAGCTACCAACCGAAATCACCCGAAAAGTAAGAGTGCCTCTTAAAAAACTGAATGGCATATTGAAATGCTCAAAGTCCGGAGTTGGAAAGTAGCTTCCAGGAATAATGCTTATAGTACAATCTTGGTCCACAAATCGTGTGATTTAGCTCGGGGCAAGGCCCCCGGATCCGGATCCGGCTCGGGATCCGGCGCTTTGGCACTCCGGTAGATTGTGGCAAACTTAATCGATAGCCTCGCTAATAGTTGGGCCAGGCGACATATGTGAATATCTGATGGCTCTGCAATTTAGCTCCTGTCCTCGGCTGTCAATCATTTTACGCCTGATTGCCGTCCCAGCCCGGAGGTCTTCCTGTATATCCTGTTCCCAATATCCTGAGCCAGTGTCCTTGGGCTGGCAGGCCCTACTGGCCGACAATTCATCTAAATCAGGGCAGCGACTCCAGTTCCTTCGGCCGGCTGCGGTTGCGgcttcaattaattaaaacaaattgtATTTGCCCATGGCCCTGAACCTCCGTCGGCtggcgatgatgatgatggccaGCCAGCTGGCCCTgcttttctctctctgtataCACACTcgcttttttttcaattaattgtTATTTCATTAGCTTTCATTACTCGCCGAGCTACCCACGCGGCCTATTAATGAAGTGGGCGCCCCTCGGCTCATCTACCTGGCCGGCTAGAACACCAAGAAGGGGAGGCGGCGTTataattttcacttttattgGCTTTTAATGAATGCGAAATTGCCGGGGATTATGAATACACTTGCCCATTATCTGCCGTAGGGCCATTAATTAGATTACAAAACGTTTTACGGGCTTTAGTCCGGGGCTTAGGCCTGGTTTATGCTGTACAGAGGTGTTTCCTCTGACAGGGGCTTGCGTTTTAGTTTTGGAAACAACAAGCAGATTTTGTTATAGTTAAAAGCGCATGAATTTgtaaattttctattttcgTGCATTAGCTTTGGTCGTTGCATCATTTATGCTCTATGATGACTTTTAAAGCTGCCAACTTATCAATGTGACATCAAATAAAGTGCTAGCTTTTGCACAAATTGGGAGATAATTGCTGGTAGTGTTATAGCTTATTTAATACTTACTTAGTGTACAAGCTTATTTAATAGCAGATAGTTTTTATTAGCATGTAGTCATGTAGAACCATTTCATATTAGCCCACTGTGGAAGGACACCTATCTTTGTCTGAAATCGCGAACCACAAGAGTGAGTAAAATCGAAAAACACAACCGGATGGTTCCGGTGGCTTGCAACACGAATGTGGCATTGTCAACGAGTGAGTGGTTGGTGGGTGAACCAGCCGGGTAAATGCATCAGGTTGACTGTCATTCAGAGCCCGTCTCATTGACTTGTCAAGTGATGCCATCAAGCCGGGCTTGTGGTCGTTACACTGTATTTGCttgcttgtttgtttgtcCGCTCGGTTGCTGCTGATTCACTTGATTCCCCTCCCAGTCCTCGGCCCCGGGACTCAGCACTCGGCAATTGAATGCCATTCTACATGGTCGTGCACTCCGGTGGGTCTGCTTGTTGGGGCCTGAATATCCTGCCAGCTTGCCGACTGTCTCCCTGGCTGTCTGTCAGCCCATTCAACACTTTGCCGGGCAAACAATTGCATTCATTGACTGACTTGCATTACGGTGAGCACTTTATCGGAATGCTCCTACGCTCCTTTTCCTTTTCAGAAAAAAGCGAGGAGAGTGGCAACACTCGCTCGGCTGGTTATTGCTTACTTATTGATGGCGAATCTAATTCACAAACtaagcagcagcggcagcgatAAGATTATTTCCTTACGGAGCCAGCCAAGCATGCCAGCTGACAGCCATTCAATCGGATCAGAGATGCTTTCACACGCCCGCGCATTTCTGAGATACGTTGACTAACTTTTAGCCTACAGATTGGGGTTCAAGGAAAAAGCCATTTCAATTAGCGCAAAAAGGACTCTTATGTTgacacaaaaattaatgtgAAAAGTAAATATCTGGCACCATTAGATAATAGTAAAAAAACAGGAATGCAAATCAGTTTGCTGATCAAACAATGGACATTTAGAATTCCATCTCTGacatgtttatttttcttgaatttttttatgtttgtttgtCATTTTCAGATATTGATTTGTCAGGCATCTGACAGCTTAGCCATTTTTTcaccatttatttttaaatgcattttgcaCACAACTGTTTTGGCTCGCAACAATTACGGAAAGCCTTTCATATTTAATGGTCTTGCTGTGCGTTATTTATATTTCAGAAGTGAGCAGCCTCCGGTGCCCCCGCGAAGAGGGGCTACTACACAGCTACTCATCTCCTGTGGCTGTTAACTTTTAATTTCCTCACCTGCCCCACAGCAGGGGATTCCCCCGCACTCGCACATGCTCGCAGGCAGCACCGCAAGCCGCAAAGGACATGCGGCAGACCGCACAGGACACGGCAACCGTTAGCCGGCAGCTCATCGCGGCATTTAAGCCCAGTTTAGAGGGAGAGTGCCTGGTGACATTAGCCATTCAGCTGAGCGGTTACCACCAGCCCTGGCTTATTTTCATAATTGCCGCGGCCAAGACAAGGGCCTGGGTGCTAATCAGGACTAAGGACTCTGGGATTGTGGCCCACTCAATAAACGACTTGATAAACATGCTGAAATGATTACAAAGTCAACAGCTTATTTGCCATGCCAGGGACATTTGAAATTCTTGACTGTGACTCTGAatctgactctgactctgaaTCAAAGTGCCTAGAATACGCACGATTTCTTAATTATGTGTACACACTCACAGTCACACACCCCCAGCACACATCTCTGCGAGTTGGTGTTGACATTTAAGTTGGATGAAGTATAAAGTATCCCTTCGGGGCGGCAGTGGGAGGTCCTGGCAGCGCACTCGCTTGTTGCTGGCGAAAACTTTTCATTATATTTATGATACAGCttgacttttgttttgtttgtttaactTCTTGTCACAACCTACATAATCCCGCTGCTCTGTTAGCCTTTCGGTTTCTCTCTCCCTCTGTCACTCTGTCGCTCTGTTCTGCTGTTAACTGGGCCCACTGCGCAGGTCCTTGGCCAGGCTGCCAATTGAGTTTCGAAGTAATTTCCTGCCGCGACTGGCATACGCTTCAGATAAACGCACGTCGGCCAGCGAGTTGGACGTGCCTCGGCTCTCGACAGAAAGGCAAGGAACTCGCATCCGAAACCACAACCGAAACCCGCTTGTTCATTCATAAATTCGCGACCGCGTCCTGAAAGGACAACGACATCGCCATCGCGTAGTATAACGTGTGAGGTGTGTAGTGTAggagtgtgtttgtgtgtggctggctggcaggaAATAGCCAAAGCCAAGTGATAGGGAAACACACATAATAATTGCAAAGGACAACCAATTTGGCTGATGTCCATTCAGGTGAGACCAGAATTTGTCGACAGGACATTGTTATGGCGCCATTATTTTGTGTGATTTCTTCTAATGCAATTTGTGGGACCTATTTCATTCGATTTGATTCGactcgattcgattcgatttgatttgattttattgtgTTGCGGCTGCCCCCAGACACCTGCGGGCGTCCGGTATACTTGATTTTAAGACGCCCAACTGGCCCATAAAATGCTTTCAGGGACTACTCATGGCGTTACTCGAAGCTGTCCAAATATTTTATGGTCTACCACTTAAGTGCATAAATGTCCTTTGGCTTTGTCTTGGCTTTTATAGTTGGTACTTGAATTTTAAACGGCTGTCATGAGTCTTGTTGCTCCGGCAGCTCTGGCAGCTCCGGTTGATGGTGTTATGATAAGTAATGTGCCTCGCAGAGACTCACTCGTAAATCTTTGCTGATTAAGTTGTTCGGAGGGCAGTTCAAAAATTTCCACATGCACAGCAGGCACTGAGGAAAGTATTCCTGCGCCAAGGAAtctcacatgctttgcatttTGCTTATCTAAATTGTTTTCCGCCCAAGGACGAAGTGAGAAGAAGGAGGTCGCCCCATTAGGCACACACCCCAGAcacacatgccacatgccctTCGTCTAGGCAATTTTTCAATGTCATTTAGAGGCAGCTGAATTTTGACATCAGCCATTAATAAATTAGTAAGCATTCCGTGCAGAATCTGTATCAGGAGGGCAGTATCACGGCCTGCTAATTGAGTGGTAAATGCAAGGATGCTTTCAAGTCGTCTCTGGCATGGATATCCCGCCGTCACAAATCAAAAGTGCTGCACGCAAATCCAAATTAAAAGAGTTGGCCCATCAACAGCTGCTCCCAGGCTGCTCCCAGCCTGCTGCTACAAAAAGTAATTTGAGCCGCCTCGCCTTCAATCCCCTTCAATCCCCCGAAAGGACTTAGCTCGACGGGCCAAGGATGAAGGATGCCTTCACTTCCGTCGCAGCCTTTCGCAGCCTTTCACACATCTTTTAGcactttggccaaaaactttgCAGCCGCCTCGCTCCGGTTCGCTTCAGTTCAGTTcgttttggtttggtttggcttggttttgttttctattcacacaaaaaataaatcctCACTCACACACAGCCACACAAATATATATGGTGTATATGTTTTCCTTCAAATCTCTTCAACAATTCAAAAATGTTTACTGGAACGAATTTATGGGTTACCCTCTGGCTGGCATCTGTTCCAGATACATTTTTGTGTCGTATTTGGCTTGAAACCTTTAAGGCCGCAATCATTACATTCTTGTTTATTCTGCCCCGAGTCTCTGGATGTCGGGATGTCTGAATGGGCTTTCAAGGAGCCACGTCAAAGCACTCATATCAAATGCAGAACATCAGAATTCGGATTTCGGAGAAGCATAAATTGCAAGTTGCCAGCCCACAAGGGCCGCTGTTAAAACATTAAAGTCCGTTTAAGTGGCCCGGAGAAGCTCCAGGTAAAAATAAACTCCAACACTCCGCTCCGAAAATAAACAGATAAATCAACCTGCCGAATAAGCCTCAAAAATACACCCATTCAAAATCGGGCCATCTATCatttgggaaatctattcAAACATGATCTTCTCCCAGTTCCCCCAATTACAAGATTTCCCGCTCGGCTGTCAAGTGGTGGTGAAGTAATCATTTGATTTGGATACGGCTCCACAAATCCCGGAGAGTGTGTTATTCCGCCGTAAGGCAGGGTCTCCCCAAGTAAGTGAAGATATCCCCGAAGCTGCCAGCCAGATGTGGGCGGGCTGTAAAGTGAGCAACAAATGTTTTGCATGTCAGGtttcttttgtatttttctacATGAATTTCGTACGCTTTCTTAACTCATTTTGTAAAAACACACGTGGCCGCAGGATGGCGAAAACCCAGAATTCCGAGGGGCCGCCGCCCCCATTGGTGGAACCTGTTCtggtgccacgcccccgaatGGTGCACTTCCGTACGAACAAATCCCAGTATCTTTCGAGGTCCCGGTTTATGTTCCTGGTGTACTGCCTGGCGTTTGTCCTTCTCATAGTGGCTCTGATCCAGTGGGAGTTTGTTTCTCATACGTAAGTTCCTGATAGTTCGATGACTCAGGGGTTCAAAGGACAATGGCCTGTGCTCCACAGCAAGGACCTGACCGACTTCTTCCTGGACAAATGTCTGGTGTCTATCGTTTGCATGTTGGTTGCGATTCCCCTCATGGCCGTTTTCCTGCTGGTGCGTGCGGTGCGGTACCTGCCGATCCTGGGCTGGCTCCTTGTACTCGTCATTGTGGGTAGAACTGTGACAGGACACTATCTCGCCCGAAAAGCTGTGACTCTGCAGATTTCAGGTAGAACTTCTGGTGGTTGGTATCTGTACCCTGGCAGCCAACTGCGACGGCTTCGTGTTCCTGGCCCTGTTCGGGCTGACTGCCGTGCTGGTGGTTGTCAGTCTACTGATAGGCAGCTGCATACCCTGTGATCTCACCAAGAACGTGGCTAAACTCTTCATAGTCTGTGTCCTGCTGTTTCACCTGGCCCTGTACCTCCTTATGCTCTACATGCTGATTATCCCCGATATTTCTGTGTTCCTGGCCTTCTCGTTCCTGGTGGTGTTGGTTGTTTGTCTGGTGAGTTTGTATCCTCCAGATAATCCATACTCGGATTCTACCTCCAAACCCTATCTAGTTGACCTGTTACCACGCCCAGTTGATCCGGGGTAGGGGGTACGCGGACATCCCCACCACCGAGGGCCTCTTCGCGGTGACCGTGCTCTTCTGTTACTTCTGCAAGATTCTCATGATTTTCTGCTTCTGGGACAGGAACAGGAGAGTGGGAGACCTCATGCACCGTGAGCAAGCCAGGGGAGTCTGCGGTGACGACTGCACTCCGGACAAAGACATGCCCCTGTTTAATGGTTCCTTCAAAGACTTTGATTATGACAATGATGTGATACAATCGCCAgacaaataaattttaaatgtgGGAGGAGGGaggcttttaattaaaatgtggcaaaataaacaaatgttTCTGCAATTACCTTTCATTTCCGACGCTTTAAATGGCCCTTTTTGGCCCGGATCTTCTGGCCAAGTGTGTAGTTGGCCACTTATTATTGCCGAGCTTATCCCCGTCTTGTTTTAATCAAATGGATCCCTCCATCTGGCAGCTGGCACAAAGGATTCCCCTGCTGGCCCCAGTCCTGGAATATAAATTATCGCATTATGCTTGCAGCTCAGCGTTCTGGCCCGCCATAGCATGATACCAATTAGTGTAATTACCAGGGGACGGGGCGGCGAAATGAaagttaaaaacaaaaacagtttGGTGAATACTTCATGAAAAGCGCAGTGTACAGTTCTCCGCTCAGCAGTGggtattaatttttattaaattgttttaatttttaagcaGCTTATGAAT of the Drosophila ananassae strain 14024-0371.13 chromosome 2R, ASM1763931v2, whole genome shotgun sequence genome contains:
- the LOC6507426 gene encoding uncharacterized protein LOC6507426 isoform X1, with amino-acid sequence MNFVRFLNSFCKNTRGRRMAKTQNSEGPPPPLVEPVLVPRPRMVHFRTNKSQYLSRSRFMFLVYCLAFVLLIVALIQWEFVSHTKDLTDFFLDKCLVSIVCMLVAIPLMAVFLLVRAVRYLPILGWLLVLVIVELLVVGICTLAANCDGFVFLALFGLTAVLVVVSLLIGSCIPCDLTKNVAKLFIVCVLLFHLALYLLMLYMLIIPDISVFLAFSFLVVLVVCLLTCYHAQLIRGRGYADIPTTEGLFAVTVLFCYFCKILMIFCFWDRNRRVGDLMHREQARGVCGDDCTPDKDMPLFNGSFKDFDYDNDVIQSPDK
- the LOC6507426 gene encoding uncharacterized protein LOC6507426 isoform X2, which codes for MNFVRFLNSFCKNTRGRRMAKTQNSEGPPPPLVEPVLVPRPRMVHFRTNKSQYLSRSRFMFLVYCLAFVLLIVALIQWEFVSHTKDLTDFFLDKCLVSIVCMLVAIPLMAVFLLVRAVRYLPILGWLLVLVIISGRTSGGWYLYPGSQLRRLRVPGPVRADCRAGGCQSTDRQLHTL